One region of Dehalococcoidia bacterium genomic DNA includes:
- the hflB gene encoding ATP-dependent zinc metalloprotease FtsH translates to MKINWKRSIIIYAIIILAAITFFTIVLPGTETQPETIPISQMVTMSQKGEIKSIEVSVDTINITGIDGTKYVTTKESGANIYDITGLDLTDVSVDVKPPAGVDWGSILVTVLPLLFVGIFFLFIFNQARGANNQAMSFGRSRARLFSSDKPTVTFEDVAGVEEAKQDLREVVEFLKSREKFQALGARIPKGVLLIGPPGTGKTLLARAVAGEAGVPFFSISGSEFVEMFVGVGASRVRDLFDQAKRNAPCIIFIDEIDAVGRQRGAGLGGGHDEREQTLNQILVEMDGFDTNVSVIVMAATNRPDILDPALLRPGRFDRRVMLDRPDIIGRTAILKVHTKGKPIAPEVDLEVIAKLTAGFSGADLSNLVNESAILAARRNKKIIEMPELEESIDRVLMGPERKSRRMTAKDKEITAYHEAGHALVGHLLKSLEPIRKVTIIPRGMAGGFTKPLVEDKLYHLRSYIEEVLAMDLGGRAAEELIFNEMSTGASQDIKEATDLARRMVTNYGMSDLLGPRTFGQKEEMVFLGREITEQRDYGDKVANQIDDEVNRIIKEAHEMALKVLSENKAKLVQLAKALLEKETLEGPDLDAVFNTPPSDVQPPAEKAIIQTPSASIEEKPKAKTKSKAPGKIPGILPRPKQSPFPS, encoded by the coding sequence ATGAAAATTAACTGGAAACGCAGCATAATCATATATGCCATTATCATACTGGCTGCTATAACCTTTTTTACCATCGTATTGCCCGGCACGGAAACCCAGCCTGAAACGATACCCATTTCCCAGATGGTAACCATGTCGCAAAAGGGCGAGATTAAGTCTATCGAGGTAAGCGTCGACACCATCAACATCACCGGCATTGATGGTACAAAATATGTCACCACAAAGGAAAGCGGCGCCAACATCTATGACATCACCGGCCTCGACCTCACAGATGTAAGCGTGGATGTGAAACCCCCTGCCGGAGTCGACTGGGGCAGCATACTGGTCACTGTTCTGCCGCTGCTCTTCGTAGGCATATTCTTCTTATTCATATTCAACCAGGCCAGAGGCGCTAACAACCAGGCTATGAGCTTCGGGCGTTCACGCGCCAGGCTCTTCAGCTCGGACAAACCGACAGTGACCTTTGAGGACGTTGCCGGAGTCGAAGAAGCCAAACAGGACTTGCGCGAGGTAGTGGAATTCCTCAAATCACGCGAGAAGTTCCAGGCGCTGGGCGCGCGCATACCCAAGGGCGTGCTGCTCATCGGCCCGCCCGGAACAGGCAAGACACTGCTGGCGCGAGCCGTAGCCGGCGAGGCCGGCGTGCCTTTCTTTTCCATCAGCGGCTCTGAGTTCGTCGAGATGTTCGTCGGGGTTGGAGCATCGCGCGTGCGCGACCTCTTCGACCAGGCCAAACGCAATGCTCCCTGCATTATCTTCATCGATGAAATCGATGCCGTAGGCCGCCAGCGCGGCGCCGGGCTGGGCGGCGGCCATGACGAGCGCGAGCAGACGCTTAACCAGATACTCGTCGAGATGGACGGCTTTGACACCAATGTCAGCGTCATTGTGATGGCGGCCACCAACCGTCCGGATATCCTTGACCCGGCGCTGCTGCGCCCCGGCCGTTTCGACCGCCGCGTGATGCTGGACAGGCCTGACATCATCGGCCGCACAGCCATCCTCAAAGTGCACACCAAGGGCAAGCCTATCGCTCCAGAGGTCGACCTGGAGGTCATCGCCAAACTCACCGCCGGATTCTCAGGCGCCGACCTCTCCAACCTGGTGAACGAGTCCGCTATCCTGGCGGCGCGCCGTAACAAGAAGATCATCGAGATGCCCGAGCTGGAGGAGAGCATCGACCGCGTGCTCATGGGCCCCGAGCGCAAGAGCCGCCGCATGACCGCCAAAGACAAGGAAATCACGGCTTATCACGAGGCCGGACATGCTCTCGTAGGACACCTGTTGAAGAGCCTCGAACCTATCAGAAAAGTAACCATCATCCCGCGGGGTATGGCGGGCGGTTTTACCAAGCCCCTTGTTGAAGATAAACTGTACCACCTGCGCTCCTACATCGAGGAAGTGCTTGCCATGGATCTAGGCGGGAGAGCCGCAGAAGAACTCATATTCAACGAAATGTCGACCGGAGCCTCGCAGGATATCAAAGAGGCCACCGACCTGGCGCGCCGCATGGTTACTAACTACGGCATGAGCGACCTGCTCGGCCCGCGCACTTTCGGGCAGAAAGAGGAAATGGTTTTTCTCGGACGCGAGATCACCGAGCAACGCGATTATGGCGATAAAGTGGCCAACCAAATAGACGATGAGGTCAACCGCATCATCAAGGAAGCCCATGAGATGGCGCTGAAGGTGCTTAGTGAAAATAAAGCCAAGCTGGTGCAATTAGCAAAGGCATTGCTGGAGAAGGAGACTCTGGAAGGTCCCGACCTGGATGCCGTGTTCAACACGCCCCCTTCGGATGTCCAGCCTCCTGCTGAAAAAGCGATAATACAGACTCCATCTGCTTCTATTGAGGAGAAACCGAAAGCCAAGACGAAGAGCAAAGCTCCGGGCAAAATACCCGGCATATTGCCGCGACCGAAACAGTCGCCCTTCCCCTCGTAG
- a CDS encoding sulfite exporter TauE/SafE family protein — protein MGNVEFLSGFPLVLFLVGLGFLAGSYGTLVGIGGAVVLTPVLLLLYPQAKPEVLTSITMGIVFLNSLSGTIAYARQRRIDYRNGILFALATVPGTILGVWTLQFMAQRLFEVIFGAMLLVFSGIIWMRPHIELIQGAGEKQGHQRVVLTDRKGETFTYTCNRSLGIILSFGVGFIAGLLGIGGGIIHVPMLIYVLCFPTHIATATSHFILVFTGLAGTLTHAASGTYAQSWQILLWIALGVIPGAQLGAWLSPRIKGLILIRLLVLALVLAGVRLVFMGIRG, from the coding sequence ATGGGTAACGTGGAATTTTTAAGCGGCTTTCCCCTTGTATTATTCCTGGTGGGGCTGGGCTTTCTAGCCGGGAGTTATGGCACTCTGGTGGGCATCGGCGGGGCGGTAGTCCTCACCCCCGTGCTGCTGCTGTTGTATCCCCAGGCTAAACCGGAAGTTCTCACCAGCATTACCATGGGGATAGTCTTTCTCAATTCTCTCTCCGGCACGATAGCCTACGCTCGCCAGCGCCGTATAGACTACCGCAATGGCATCCTCTTTGCCTTGGCGACCGTGCCTGGAACCATCCTCGGAGTCTGGACGTTACAATTCATGGCACAGCGGTTATTTGAGGTCATTTTCGGAGCAATGCTACTGGTTTTTTCAGGTATCATCTGGATGAGGCCGCATATCGAGCTCATCCAGGGTGCAGGCGAGAAGCAAGGCCACCAACGCGTGGTGCTTACCGACCGCAAGGGTGAGACGTTCACCTATACGTGCAACCGTTCCCTGGGTATCATCCTCAGTTTTGGCGTGGGTTTCATCGCCGGGTTGCTGGGTATCGGAGGCGGAATCATCCACGTCCCCATGCTTATCTATGTCTTGTGTTTCCCGACGCATATTGCCACCGCCACCTCGCACTTCATCCTGGTTTTCACAGGCCTTGCAGGAACGCTCACCCACGCTGCGTCCGGTACCTACGCCCAGAGCTGGCAGATACTGCTGTGGATAGCGCTCGGTGTAATACCTGGAGCGCAGTTGGGAGCCTGGCTCTCACCCAGAATCAAGGGTTTGATATTGATACGCCTGCTGGTGCTGGCGCTGGTGCTGGCCGGTGTGCGCTTGGTATTCATGGGCATCCGGGGCTGA